Proteins encoded together in one Vigna angularis cultivar LongXiaoDou No.4 chromosome 5, ASM1680809v1, whole genome shotgun sequence window:
- the LOC108319077 gene encoding peroxisomal 2,4-dienoyl-CoA reductase [(3E)-enoyl-CoA-producing], which produces MESPFKAGILKGKVALITGGASGIGFEISTQFGKHGASVALMGRRKQVLHSAVSVLQSLAIPAVGFEGDVRKQEDAERVVESTFKHFGRIDILVNAAAGNFLVSAEDLSPNGFRTVLDIDSVGTFTMCREALKYLKKGGEGRSNSCGGGSIINISATLHYTASWYQIHVSAAKAAVDATTRNLALEWGTDYDIRVNGIAPGPISDTPGMSKLAPDEISSKARDYMPLYKLGEKWDIAMTALFLASDAGKFINGDVVIVDGGLWLSRPRHLAKEAVKQVSRSVEKRSRNAPVGVPKSKL; this is translated from the exons ATGGAATCGCCGTTCAAAGCAGGAATTCTGAAAGGGAAGGTGGCTCTGATAACAGGAGGAGCCTCTGGAATCGGTTTCGAAATTTCGACGCAATTCGGCAAACATGGAGCCTCCGTCGCGCTCATGGGTCGCCGAAAGCAAGTTCTTCACTCCGCTGTCTCCGTTCTCCAATCCCTCGCCATTCCC GCGGTTGGGTTTGAGGGGGACGTACGGAAGCAAGAGGATGCAGAGAGGGTGGTGGAATCAACGTTTAAGCATTTTGGAAGGATTGATATACTTGTGAATGCTGCGGCTGGGAACTTCCTGGTGTCGGCAGAGGATCTCTCCCCCAATGGCTTTCGCACAG TTTTGGACATTGATTCTGTTGGCACGTTCACAATGTGCCGTGAAGCCCTAAAATATCTCAAGAaaggaggagaaggaagaagCAACTCTTGTGGTGGGGGATCAATAATAAATATCAGTGCCACCTTGCACTACACAGCTTCTTGGTACCAAATTCACGTGTCTGCTGCAAAG GCAGCTGTTGATGCCACTACAAGAAACTTGGCACTAGAATGGGGAACAGACTATGACATTAGAGTCAATGGAATTGCTCCAGGTCCAATAAGTGACACTCCTGGCATGAGTAAACTAGCTCCCGACGAAATAAGTAGCAAAGCCAGAGACTATATGCCACTTTATAAACTTGGGGAGAAATGGGATATAGCCATGACTGCACTTTTCCTAGCGTCAGATGCAG GAAAATTCATCAATGGCGACGTTGTGATAGTTGACGGAGGACTTTGGCTGAGCCGGCCTCGTCATTTAGCAAAAGAGGCTGTGAAGCAAGTATCTCGATCAGTAGAAAAGAGATCAAGAAATGCACCAGTTGGTGTTCCAAAAAGCAAGCTCTGA